One genomic window of Corallococcus caeni includes the following:
- a CDS encoding serine/threonine-protein kinase: MARPSVGAFPEWEPPPHFDGYQVLRCVGRGTMGQVFLAHDTVLDRPVALKLLTAGGADAAERERLLVEARAVARLQHPNVVTLYRVGEVEGRPYLACEFVRGHGLDALPLPLPAAQVVKIGLDLARGLAAAHRRGVLHRDLKPANAILADSGEVKLLDFGLAKLVEAGSDPALTDDSSLVGTPAYMAPELWRGEPASVQSDIYSLGALLYHLCSGRPPHVGATLHALVTQVLREAPSPLEGVERALAEPILRCLRKTPGERFPLADALCEVLEGLSPERRHLALPEGNPYRGLQSFEAQHRALFFGRDAEMRALLERLRTEPFLLVAGTSGLGKSSLCSAGVLPRVREGALDGSGRGGGGRVWAVATLTPGKRPLRALAAAMAQHLKEDEEALALRLGGEWRDVTRELRRRARQGAPLCVFLDQLEELVTLSAPDEARRMAEVLEDLAVPGPGLRVLATCRADFIARLASLPGMGDSINRGLFLLRPLSPEGLRAAVVGPARAMGVEFESDAMVEEFVEAASRAEGALPLLQFALAELWEARDTGRRVITATALTAVGGVVGALARHADAVVAHLPPEHRTAARRQLLALVTLEGTRARRTEAELLDGTPQARAALAALVRGRLLTVGEAPEGAMYEVTHEALIQSWPLLRQWLKEDAELRVLRERLAVAAAEWERLGRRREAVWGPRQLAEAALLPTSELPERERDFVAASHQVIHRGRVVRVGLSLCGLLMLSVVLAGVRYRGQVRELARAQLAERQHQTSRRDELLSRLAAHDMEGDGSEARVLGRTPVSVPQLAPGHYVLTPAPLHPVKGGASFITRFETTFGE, encoded by the coding sequence GTGGCGCGTCCGTCCGTCGGCGCCTTCCCGGAGTGGGAGCCGCCTCCCCACTTCGACGGCTACCAGGTGCTCCGGTGCGTGGGCCGCGGAACCATGGGGCAGGTCTTCCTCGCGCACGACACGGTGCTGGACCGGCCAGTGGCGCTCAAGCTCCTCACCGCGGGGGGGGCGGACGCGGCGGAGCGTGAGCGGCTCCTGGTTGAGGCGCGCGCCGTCGCGAGGCTCCAGCACCCGAACGTCGTCACCCTCTACCGCGTGGGCGAGGTGGAGGGGCGGCCGTACCTCGCCTGTGAGTTCGTACGGGGGCATGGCCTGGACGCGCTGCCGCTGCCGCTGCCCGCGGCCCAGGTGGTGAAGATTGGCCTCGACCTGGCGCGTGGCCTCGCCGCGGCGCACCGCCGGGGCGTGCTGCACCGGGACCTGAAGCCCGCCAACGCCATCCTCGCGGACTCGGGGGAGGTGAAGCTGCTCGACTTCGGCCTGGCGAAGCTGGTGGAGGCCGGGTCCGACCCCGCGCTCACGGACGACTCAAGCCTGGTGGGCACGCCGGCGTACATGGCGCCCGAGCTGTGGCGGGGCGAGCCGGCGTCGGTCCAGTCCGACATCTATTCGCTCGGGGCGCTCCTCTATCACCTGTGCTCGGGGCGGCCGCCCCACGTGGGGGCCACCCTCCATGCCCTGGTGACCCAGGTGCTACGCGAGGCGCCCTCGCCCCTGGAGGGCGTGGAGCGCGCGCTGGCGGAGCCCATCCTCCGCTGCCTCCGCAAGACGCCCGGCGAGCGGTTCCCCCTGGCGGACGCGCTGTGCGAGGTGTTGGAAGGGCTGTCGCCCGAGCGCCGGCACCTGGCGCTGCCCGAGGGAAACCCCTACCGCGGGTTGCAGTCCTTCGAAGCGCAGCACCGCGCGCTGTTCTTCGGCCGCGACGCGGAGATGCGTGCGCTGCTCGAGCGCTTGCGCACCGAGCCGTTCCTCCTGGTCGCCGGCACCTCGGGCCTGGGCAAGTCCTCGCTCTGCAGCGCGGGAGTCCTCCCCCGGGTGAGGGAAGGGGCCCTCGACGGAAGCGGACGAGGCGGCGGAGGACGTGTCTGGGCGGTCGCCACTCTCACCCCCGGCAAGCGTCCCCTGCGGGCCCTGGCCGCCGCGATGGCGCAGCACCTCAAGGAGGACGAGGAGGCCCTCGCGCTGCGGCTGGGCGGCGAGTGGCGGGACGTCACCCGGGAGCTGCGCCGCCGTGCCCGCCAGGGTGCGCCGCTCTGCGTCTTCCTGGACCAGCTGGAGGAACTCGTCACCCTCAGCGCACCGGACGAGGCGCGGCGGATGGCGGAGGTGCTCGAGGACCTCGCGGTGCCGGGGCCGGGACTGCGCGTGCTCGCAACCTGCCGCGCTGACTTCATCGCGAGGCTCGCTTCGCTGCCGGGCATGGGAGACTCCATCAACCGGGGACTCTTCCTGCTGAGGCCGCTGTCACCCGAAGGCCTCCGCGCCGCCGTGGTGGGCCCCGCTCGCGCCATGGGTGTGGAGTTCGAGTCGGACGCCATGGTGGAGGAGTTCGTGGAGGCGGCGTCCCGCGCCGAGGGTGCGCTGCCCCTCCTCCAGTTCGCCCTGGCCGAGCTGTGGGAGGCCCGCGACACCGGCCGGCGCGTCATCACCGCGACGGCGCTGACGGCCGTGGGCGGCGTGGTGGGCGCGCTGGCCCGGCACGCGGACGCGGTCGTGGCGCACCTGCCCCCGGAGCATCGCACCGCCGCCCGCCGCCAGCTGCTCGCGCTGGTGACGCTGGAGGGCACGCGCGCCCGGCGCACCGAGGCGGAGCTGCTCGACGGCACCCCCCAGGCCAGGGCCGCCCTGGCGGCGCTCGTCCGGGGACGGCTGCTCACGGTGGGGGAGGCACCCGAGGGGGCCATGTACGAAGTCACCCACGAGGCGCTCATCCAGTCCTGGCCGCTCCTGCGCCAGTGGCTGAAGGAGGACGCGGAGCTGCGCGTGCTCCGGGAGCGGCTCGCGGTGGCCGCCGCCGAGTGGGAGCGGCTGGGCCGCCGGCGGGAGGCCGTCTGGGGGCCACGCCAGCTCGCGGAAGCGGCCCTGCTGCCGACGTCGGAGCTGCCGGAGCGGGAGCGGGACTTCGTCGCGGCCAGCCATCAGGTCATCCACCGCGGACGGGTGGTGCGCGTGGGCCTCTCGCTCTGCGGACTCCTGATGCTCAGCGTGGTGCTGGCCGGCGTGCGCTACCGCGGCCAGGTCCGGGAGCTCGCGCGGGCCCAGCTGGCTGAAAGGCAGCACCAGACCTCCAGGCGCGACGAGCTGCTGTCGCGCCTGGCCGCCCACGATATGGAGGGGGACGGCAGCGAGGCGCGGGTCCTTGGCCGGACGCCGGTGTCCGTCCCCCAGCTCGCGCCGGGACACTACGTGCTCACCCCCGCGCCCCTGCACCCCGTGAAGGGCGGCGCGTCCTTCATCACCCGCTTCGAGACGACCTTCGGCGAATAG
- a CDS encoding Ig-like domain-containing protein, with protein MKRTSLLFLTALLLLTACGQAPAPVVIGNANAVVTISAPEEVLTRVTLTGADGQVYRVDATGQLQLPPGTYTVTGEPYKQDGYTFAAPPLTLTVSAGETPTLDIAYVPITGALVVTVSADGNAAVEAMARRGHAAAAEPVTSVTVSGPGGYSQTLTGSGTYKLEDLTPGTYNISGPVGQSSSVTVSAGQTAASGGMTLSGAAQLGSTGLPSGASASLRLQNAQGATFRIPAGNMVDNLTPGTFTLKAPDVKSGGITYRAAPVVFEVKVGEIATATLVFAAIDARIAVSIPAVSGITPSVTLSGPHGYSATFTQAGDVTLSALAPGEYGLSAVPATDGTYQYTPALSEANFTLVAGETRQLTVTYRASTGHLVASSTGLPQGASTLLKLGAAGADPVALPVNGQLGDLAPGAYVLSGADVEFDGFTYRAAPVPLEIRAGETATPTLTFAVIDSRVRLTVTVTAITPDVTLTGPEGYTRTLHEGGTFMLEHLVPGDYVLTAARASDGTYQYAATVSAGSFTLAAGQTAEPEVAYHAVTGLLEVALQGVPSSQSVTVAGPDGQSFQGQDGTLLRDLVPGDYSLTTVEFSDAGWRYRPAVSGASTVVAAGQRALLSVAFNREDVTAPTTVVLGSAVTEVAEGTPLTLIAAAADNDRVASFELYDGAQLLDTQSASEGTGGYTATFTVQGASLGEHTFSVVAVDASQLRASSEPLTLTVVEAPPNHVPVAAPIADRLIVPGNTRTFAAADFFTDEDGDPLTFTVSSDAPQVTGASVSNGMVTLSGAGLGIAHVTVHADDGHGGTAEQRFAVTVSDPTLFFSEFLDAGDNRLAVELYYAGEPNTMAEGYVLELHQWDSANGRMNIVNVPLSETWAGMVHVAIDAQFYDFFDVTSAMYYNDEVTLRLNGLVTTAMVLTRDGQTVDVLGDPSNSARGDILPLGGTLVRNPGIGIGAARFDATEWNLFPTGTFQYMGSHTP; from the coding sequence ATGAAGCGCACATCCCTGCTGTTCCTCACGGCCCTCCTCCTGCTTACCGCCTGCGGTCAAGCGCCCGCCCCCGTTGTCATTGGCAATGCCAATGCCGTCGTCACCATCTCCGCCCCCGAGGAGGTGCTCACCCGGGTGACCCTCACCGGCGCCGACGGGCAGGTCTATCGCGTCGATGCGACCGGCCAGCTCCAACTGCCCCCCGGGACGTACACGGTGACGGGCGAGCCCTATAAGCAGGATGGGTACACCTTCGCGGCGCCTCCCCTCACCCTCACGGTCAGCGCGGGCGAGACACCCACGCTCGACATCGCTTACGTCCCCATCACCGGCGCGCTGGTGGTCACCGTGAGCGCGGACGGCAACGCGGCTGTCGAGGCCATGGCCCGCCGCGGCCATGCCGCCGCCGCCGAGCCCGTCACGTCCGTCACGGTGAGCGGCCCGGGCGGCTACAGCCAGACCCTGACCGGCAGCGGCACCTACAAGCTGGAGGACCTCACGCCCGGCACCTACAACATCAGCGGCCCTGTCGGGCAGTCCAGCAGCGTCACCGTGAGCGCGGGGCAGACCGCGGCGTCCGGCGGCATGACGCTCAGCGGTGCCGCGCAGTTGGGCTCGACCGGCCTGCCGAGCGGCGCGAGCGCGTCCCTCAGGCTGCAGAATGCGCAGGGGGCCACCTTTCGCATCCCGGCGGGCAACATGGTGGACAACCTGACCCCGGGGACCTTCACCCTCAAGGCGCCCGACGTGAAGTCCGGTGGCATCACCTACCGCGCCGCTCCGGTCGTCTTCGAGGTGAAGGTCGGTGAAATCGCCACGGCCACGCTGGTGTTCGCCGCCATCGACGCTCGCATCGCCGTGAGCATCCCCGCGGTGAGCGGCATCACCCCCAGCGTGACCCTGAGCGGCCCCCATGGCTACTCGGCCACATTCACGCAGGCGGGTGACGTCACGCTCAGCGCCCTCGCGCCCGGCGAGTACGGCCTGTCGGCCGTGCCGGCGACGGATGGCACCTACCAATACACGCCCGCACTCAGCGAGGCGAACTTCACGCTGGTGGCCGGGGAGACGCGGCAGCTCACCGTCACGTACCGGGCCTCCACCGGTCACCTGGTCGCGAGCTCCACCGGCCTGCCGCAGGGAGCGAGCACCCTCCTGAAGCTCGGGGCCGCCGGCGCGGACCCTGTCGCGCTGCCCGTGAACGGGCAGCTGGGCGACCTCGCGCCGGGCGCGTACGTCCTCTCGGGCGCGGACGTGGAGTTCGATGGATTCACCTACCGCGCCGCGCCGGTGCCGCTCGAGATCCGCGCGGGCGAGACGGCAACGCCCACGCTGACGTTCGCCGTCATCGACTCGCGTGTGCGGCTGACGGTGACGGTGACGGCCATCACCCCGGACGTGACGCTCACCGGGCCGGAGGGATACACCCGGACACTTCACGAGGGCGGCACCTTCATGCTCGAGCACCTGGTGCCCGGTGACTACGTCCTCACGGCGGCTCGCGCGAGCGATGGCACGTACCAGTACGCGGCAACCGTGAGCGCGGGGAGTTTCACGCTCGCCGCCGGCCAGACGGCGGAGCCCGAGGTCGCGTACCACGCGGTGACCGGCCTGCTCGAAGTGGCGCTCCAGGGCGTGCCCTCGAGCCAGTCCGTGACGGTGGCCGGCCCTGACGGCCAGTCCTTCCAGGGCCAGGACGGCACCCTCCTGCGCGACCTCGTCCCGGGTGACTACTCGCTGACCACCGTGGAGTTCTCCGATGCCGGCTGGCGATACCGCCCGGCGGTGAGCGGCGCGAGCACGGTGGTGGCCGCCGGGCAGCGGGCGCTCCTGAGCGTGGCCTTCAACCGGGAGGACGTCACCGCGCCGACCACGGTCGTCCTGGGGAGCGCGGTGACCGAGGTCGCGGAGGGCACGCCCCTCACCCTCATCGCCGCCGCGGCCGACAACGACCGCGTGGCGTCCTTCGAGCTTTATGACGGCGCGCAGTTGCTCGACACGCAGAGCGCGAGCGAGGGCACTGGCGGCTACACCGCGACGTTCACCGTCCAGGGCGCGAGCCTCGGCGAGCACACCTTCAGCGTCGTCGCGGTCGACGCGAGCCAGTTGCGCGCGAGCAGCGAGCCGCTCACCCTCACCGTCGTGGAGGCGCCGCCCAACCATGTGCCCGTGGCCGCGCCGATCGCGGACCGGCTCATCGTCCCCGGCAACACGCGCACGTTCGCGGCTGCGGACTTCTTCACCGACGAGGACGGCGACCCGCTCACCTTCACCGTGAGCAGCGATGCGCCGCAGGTGACGGGCGCGAGCGTGAGCAACGGGATGGTGACCCTCTCGGGGGCGGGCCTGGGCATCGCTCACGTCACCGTGCACGCGGATGACGGCCACGGCGGCACGGCCGAGCAGCGCTTCGCGGTGACCGTGAGCGACCCGACGCTGTTCTTCTCGGAGTTCCTCGATGCGGGCGACAACCGGCTCGCGGTGGAGCTCTACTACGCGGGCGAGCCGAACACGATGGCCGAGGGCTACGTGCTCGAGCTGCACCAGTGGGACAGCGCGAACGGCCGGATGAACATCGTCAACGTCCCGCTGTCCGAAACCTGGGCGGGCATGGTGCACGTCGCCATCGATGCGCAGTTCTACGACTTCTTCGATGTGACGTCCGCGATGTACTACAACGACGAGGTGACGCTGCGCTTGAACGGGCTGGTCACCACGGCCATGGTGCTCACGCGTGATGGGCAGACGGTGGACGTGCTGGGCGACCCCAGCAACTCGGCCCGCGGCGACATCCTGCCGCTGGGGGGGACCCTGGTGCGCAATCCCGGCATCGGCATTGGCGCCGCGCGCTTCGACGCAACCGAGTGGAACCTGTTCCCCACGGGCACGTTCCAGTACATGGGCTCTCACACGCCGTAG
- a CDS encoding c-type cytochrome — MRAHLIPWLLLLAPLARAENRGEDLFNQACSRCHIAQAATRASPTSGLVGASKGSGPNLGELMPRRTYEQVRAWIQAPQRQRPETGCDTRMLAPSDVGALMSYLATVSQPPEPPRAERLRQELAQQVAERRARQRQAGTSTGSKEPR; from the coding sequence ATGCGAGCTCATCTGATTCCCTGGCTCCTCCTGCTCGCGCCGCTCGCCCGCGCGGAGAACCGGGGAGAGGACTTGTTCAACCAGGCGTGCTCGCGCTGTCACATCGCCCAGGCAGCGACGCGGGCCTCGCCCACCTCGGGACTCGTCGGGGCCTCCAAGGGCAGTGGCCCCAACCTGGGCGAGCTGATGCCTCGCCGCACCTACGAACAGGTCCGCGCGTGGATCCAGGCGCCCCAGCGGCAACGGCCCGAAACGGGGTGCGACACCCGCATGCTGGCGCCCTCGGACGTGGGCGCGCTCATGTCCTATCTCGCCACTGTCTCGCAGCCTCCCGAACCGCCGCGGGCGGAGCGGTTGCGGCAGGAACTGGCGCAGCAGGTTGCCGAGCGGCGTGCCCGGCAACGACAGGCCGGGACGAGCACCGGCTCGAAGGAGCCGCGATGA